GGCTCCCGTCCGCCCCAGTCTTCCTGGCTTGAGACCCGGgccttactgtttttttttttttacatacaccTCGTTTTGAATCAAGAATAACGATGGTCAGTGACTAAGATTTGCTCCCCAGATTCACCCACAGAGCGAATTCTGCAGTCCCCCGACCACCACCCAAAGGGATAGTCAAGCCAAAGTTAGCCCTGCCCAAGAGGAAGAGTATTAACCCTAAAATGCTGCGTTGGAAGTAAAGCGTCCTTGAGCCACGTCCACGCTCCTTCGGCTGGATTTGACACCTCCACATAGGATGCTCCAGAAAGTTGGCAACCCGGAATTCTACAGCTTTATCCCCTTAGCTGTAGCACAAGCAATTACTGCAACTTATGTGGAGCTTCCCTGGCTCCGTTAAAACTTAGCTCTGCTACAACCCTGAAGTAGGCAACATTCCTACTTTTTAATTGAGGAAACTGGTTCAGAGATCAAAGGTCATGCCTAAAGACAAATAACTGAAGTGCGAATGCCAACACATTATTATGTTAGTGGGAACAAGTGTGTTAGGAAAAGTGCTTTATCCACTAACAGTATTAATAACCATGTACTGAGCACCCACGTGCTAACCACTATCAAAAGAACTAGAcacccggggtgcctgggtggctcagtcgttaagcatctgccttcggctcaggtcatgatcccagggtcctgggatcgagccccgcatcgggctccctgctcggcggaaagcctgcttctccctctcccactccccctgcttgtgttccctctctcgctgtgtctgtcaaataaataaaatcttaaaaaaaaacaaacaaactagacACCCGTTTGCTCCTTCAGCCTTTGTAACAGCTGTACAAGGAAGGTGTTCTCATTCCTGacgtacagatgaagaaacaggctcagaggagGTAAGAGATGCCCCAAACTAGGATTCAAACTTGGGTCAACTGACCCAAAGTCTGTATTTTTAGCCACGATAAATATAGtctactctctctctcctaaatacTACCTAAAGCACAATGTCCAAGTTACTTTCTTGGGCTAAGCAACCCCACAGGagcaattttcctttttaaaatttttttaggtaggctccatgctgggcttggagcacaatgcagggtttgaactcataaccctgagatcaagatctgagctgaaaccaagagtcggatgcttaaccaactgagccactcaggtgccccagagcaaTTTTCTGACAGGCAGTGTAACCCAAATAATAGGCAGACACCTAGCAACACAAACTTCAGCTTGCAACTTTGaagaagaggtaaaaaaaaatgttttagtaaaGGCCCCTTTATCCTGTTTATCATCTGGTACTAAATCCAGCAAGACACCAATCTACCATCGTGAAGGCAGGCCTAAACCCCAGGATCCCCACcagagtctgccttctgcttgaaTACATTGTGCAAACAAGAGCCATAGAGACCAGCCAGATTGCAGAGCAGGTGCTGTTTTGGGGGCCTTGATCCAGGCTGCTCTTGGAGCAGAAAGGTACTGAGGTTCTTCAGTAAATCAAAATCTACTAGGTGCCCACAGGCCCCATCCCTTACTGGAATGAGGTCCTGTCAACATGGTCTTCAAGGAACTGTGTAGGAAAGGAAGTGGAGTTCTTCCAGGGCAGAGGAAAAGTACATTTTGCACAGCTAAGAATCACCATGAAGTCCCCAGAATAAACCCTTCAACTCCCAAactattatattcttttatttatagacTCTGGGAGCAAGGACCCAAGCACAGCCTGGTGCTCTTGGATAGAGAATAAAGCAGCTATTGTTCATACTCAGAGGTTGCTGAGGTGCCCTCCCCCGCTGGTCTGGAATGATCCACACTGCTCAAAAAGTCAACAGGAGGAATGGCGGCCTGgccaaaggaggagggagaaaaagaaagtccCCTTTACGCCTGGGGGCTATGGCATCAGATCAGGGTGGAGTCCTGGGCACGTCTGCTCTGCCTGCGTCCCCCGGGTCCCCACTGCCGCACCGCCactcacacccctccccccaagctGCTTAAGTGCCCCTCCTGGAGTGCATGAGCAGGTCCCGCTGCAGCCCGGCCTCCAGGCTTGCAGTCAGCCGGGCCGCGGGAGGGTCGGTCAGCAGAGTCAATTTGTTGAAAACACCTCGGCCAAAGTAGTCCGCAATCACAGAGAAGCTATCGCTGGAGCACTTGAGCtgcagggaaagaggagagaagaatcAGAACTGCAGGTCTCCTGTCCTCAGTGAGGAGGGAAGAAAACCAGCTAATAGTGCCGTGAGGCTCGGTGAGTGGAACAGTTACCCACCTGGTGCTGGAACTGATCGTGCAGATCGCGTTTCTGTTCCTGGGCCCGGATCATATCCATGACCTTCCGGTTttcagggaggcaggtggggcagTCGGCATCACTTTCTGAGTAACTCTCAAAGCAGTGTTGGTGGAAGGAGTGGCCGCAGAGGAAGTGGACTGAGGGCAACTCCAAGGCACTGTTACAGATGCTGCACTTGGTCTTCTGGAAGATCTTCGGACTGCAGGCAAGGGAGACCAGAAAGGAGGGGCAAAGAGTGTGGGCAGAGCCGAGAGCCGGGTGCAGAGAGAAGGCGGCTGGAgtcaaggaggagagagaggtccCTGGAAGGGACTGCAAGGCCCTGCCCTTGTCACCAACAGGGAGTCAAACGAGGACACCCACCTTGGGCCTGCAGTGAGTCTCAGCGCACACTCCCTGCAAGGCCAACTAATGCTTCCAGTTTTCACAACTACCACTAAATTGTCCttcgtatctttttttttttttttacttgcagTATAGCTGACGTAGgtcatgttagtttcaggtgtacaacacctGACTGACGAGTCCGTGTTCTGCTGTGCCCACGACGAGTGTGGCTACCGCCTGTCGTCACACAGTGCTGTTACCAACCACTGACCCTgctccctgtgctgtgccttccaCCCCCAAGACTCAGTCGTTCCAGAACTGGGAGCTTATACCGGTCTTTCAGGTCTTTACGCAGATGTGACCCTTCCAGTGAGGCCTTTCCTGGCCACCTTATACACGAGAACATACACACGCTCTGCACCCTACTCCCCTTCCTGAACTCATGTTCTCCATCTAACATAATATTTTGCTTATTCAATGTGTTTCTATCTCTACGTCGTAAGCTCCATACAGCAGGGCTTTTTGTCTGTGTTGTTAAGAACAGTGCTTGAGACATAAAAGgggctcagtaagtatttgtgggatgaagaaactgtccttccctaataaatattttataaagttaagGGCAGATTAAAACTTAAAAGTAgattaatatatagtataaatacTTCTAAATTATCCACTTTCTGTATCTTCTAAAGCAAAGTTTTTTTACTTCTGAATGGCTTCCAACCACAACTTAGATGTGTgtttaagaaaagtaaaacacaGATTCCTACAGAAAGAAAAGTACCTGCCACAAAGTAACATTCTCCAAAGCCCAATAAACCATGATCTACGGAATGTACCGTTCTCTGATCTTTAAGAATGAAATGTCTGAACATGCTCCATCTAACCCTCTACGAAAAGTATTTAGTGACACCCGGTGAAGAACAAGGTCATCCCCTGGACCTCAGTACGTATCCAGTTGCCACGTACCTCGCCTTGAGCTCCTGGATCTCCTGGCGGATGCGGGTGGTCTCCTCTCGGTACCGCCGCACCCGGAGCTCGTCCTGTGCGATCTGCTGGCTCTGTTTCTGCAGTTTTTGGACCAGGTAATCCCGGATGACAGACAGGGTGGCTGTGGAGTTGTGGGCCAGCGTCTGCACCACTGATTGGGTCGAGAAGGAAACGAGACAATGAAGCAAGGGGCATCCCCTGGATGGAATGGCAGAGCCCCTGCCCCAGAGGGGTCGGCCGCCCGCCACCCCAGCCTCTCAAGTACCTAGTAGGGGTGGCATGAGGTTCTTGTTCTCAATGTGCTTGAGCACAGCTGCCACGTACTCCTTGCAGTCCTCCTCCTTCCGGGCGAAGTAGCTGAGCGCCTGCTCCCACAGGGAGGGCTCCTGCTCCCCGTGGCGCTCGCACACGGCCACCACCTGCCGGTACTGCTCGTGCTGCATGTGGTAGTGCATGATCTGCTGGAACCTGGGGCCGGGCCACGGCACAGCTCAGCGGCCGCCCCCAGAAATCCGCATCCTTCCCCCTTCCCGGAAGATCCCCCCCCATCTTACAGCTTCCCCTGTTCGTAGAGGTAAAGGACCCCATCCTGGAAGTCATGCATCTGGCACAGGACCAGGGCCTTGTCAAAGACGTCGCAAAAGCGGCCGCTCTTCAGTAGGGAGATGGCCTCTGCGTGGAGCTTCTCTTTGAcctagggaaggaggaaagagctgCTGGCCAGAAGAGCAAAATCACAGGGTCTCCGGGACAAGGCAAATCAACTGCCTCTTCAACCGCCTCTTCACGGGGGACCACTTAGCTCCCAGGGGTGAGGTGTTACCGACCTAAAGAAGGCGGCAAAAAGCAACCACAGAAGGTGAAAGAATGGTCTTTTCCCCAGCATCTCCCCGAGATTTGCCAGGCCTCACCTGTGGATCCTTCTCGTGGGCCCAGTTCTGCAGCCGCAGCTCCAGAAGCGTGTCATAGATGCCCTGCGGTGAGTCCGGCTGGACTTCACTCATGTGTTCCAGGAAAGCTTTCAACTCTCGAGGGTTGTTGGCGAAGATGGGGATGAACTCCTCCGAGTTGGCCTGGGatggtgagggaggagggaggaggaatgggCGTGGTACCCTTGAGGCCCCTGAGGTGACCCCCACTGTCCAAAAGCCATTCTCCCTGAGGTCTCACCCTGCAGCCCGGAGTCTCCCGATCGCCTCGGCCTTCGAGGCTAGACCGATAGTCCGTACAGAGTCCCTTCAGCAACTGGGTCGTCTGCTCTGGTATATGGTGCATGAGGATTTTGCCATAGCGTTTCATGTTGCTCTCGGCCTGCTCAAAAGGCAGCTTGCCGATATACCGTAGGGCTTCCTGATAATTCTGTGCAGAAGTAAAGGGCAGAAGAAGCGTGTGCTCCAGCCTCACCCACCAGGAAGCACTCTCATCATTCCGAGAATGTCCTAGAAAAAGAACAGGTCTCTGTCTCACTTACCTTGATGTCCTCTAGCTGGATCTTTAAGTACCACTCGTGATGTGCATGGTTCTCAGCCAAGTAGAGGGCATGGGAGTAGTAGCCAGCCTGCCGGAGGACCTTGATGGCCGTCTCCACATCGAAGTGGACTTCACTCTCACTCTTTGTCTGCCAGGGAGACGTTAGACAAAATCATTCACAGAAatagggctggggaagggagaagaaacatGCATCTGATTCTAAGACCAGattattcttcttttttgtttttttttttaaagtaagctctaggcctaatgtggggcttgagctcccgacccggagatcaagaatcacatgctctactgactgagccagccaggcgcccccagattctTAAGATAACAATAAAGTCGACGCTAGGATGGTggagactaaaaataaataaataaataaaataaagtaaataaacttCATGGTTTTAGAACATGATGTCCTCCTGCTTCTCAGAAAGTCTCTAAGAGCTAaagtcttcctctgcccctactaTTTCAGGGACTCCTCGGGGACCCAGGGGCCTCCCAATGTTAATTCCCTGAGCTTAGACACTATGGGAAGTTCAAGCATCATAAGACAAGAGGATAGATGGGAGAGAACTAGGAGAAAAGGCTGTTCCTCTTCCCAGTTTATAGACCAGAGGGTCCTGGTCCCCAGATAAGATCagctctttcctctccctgcaTCTGCTAAGGGGCAAGCCCTGGTGGAGCCACCTCATACTCAGTGGGACCCTTGGGGAATCTCCCACTAACACCACCCTGCACCTTGATGAACTCCTCTAGCTTCGAGCTGTCCTTGAGCTTGGTATAGCAGTTGAGCAGCAGGGTGGTGTGGTCGGCATTGGCCAGGGACTGCCGGTGCAGGGTCTGCAGGTAGGCGGTCAGGTTGTGGATGCGCTGGGCATCCAGAAACTTGCGGATCACATAGGACGGCTCCAACTTTCCAATGGTTCTGGAGAGACATGTGCATCAAATAGTATCTGGGTCAGCgtacttctcaaactttcatgTGCATAGGAATCACTTGCAGatcttcttaaaatgtaaattctgtgTCGGTAGGCCTGGGGTGAGGCCTgagtctgtatttctaacaaagaCCCAGACGGTATCAATGCTACTGGACTGCAGACCTTGTGAGAAGCAAGGCTCC
Above is a genomic segment from Halichoerus grypus chromosome 11, mHalGry1.hap1.1, whole genome shotgun sequence containing:
- the VPS11 gene encoding vacuolar protein sorting-associated protein 11 homolog, which codes for MAAYLQWRRFVFFDKELVKEPLGNDGAAPTAAPASGPAVSKFLCLPPGITVCDSGRGSLVFGDMEGQIWFLPRSLQLTGFQAYKLRVTHLYQLKQHNILASVGEDEEGINPLVKIWNLEKRDGGNPLCTRIFPAIPGTEPTVVSCLTVHENLNFMAIGFTDGSVTLNKGDITRDRHSKTQILHKGNYPVTGLAFRQAGKTTHLFVVTTENVQSYIVSGKDYPRVELDTHGCGLHCSALSDPSQDLQFIVAGDECVYLYQPDERGPCFAFEGHKLIAHWFRGYLVIVSRDRKVSPKSEFTSRDSQSSDKQILNIYDLCNKFIAYSAVFEDVVDVLAEWGSLYVLTRDGRVHALQEKDTQTKLEMLFKKNLFEMAINLAKSQHLDSDGLAQIFMQYGDHLYSKGNHDGAVQQYIRTIGKLEPSYVIRKFLDAQRIHNLTAYLQTLHRQSLANADHTTLLLNCYTKLKDSSKLEEFIKTKSESEVHFDVETAIKVLRQAGYYSHALYLAENHAHHEWYLKIQLEDIKNYQEALRYIGKLPFEQAESNMKRYGKILMHHIPEQTTQLLKGLCTDYRSSLEGRGDRETPGCRANSEEFIPIFANNPRELKAFLEHMSEVQPDSPQGIYDTLLELRLQNWAHEKDPQVKEKLHAEAISLLKSGRFCDVFDKALVLCQMHDFQDGVLYLYEQGKLFQQIMHYHMQHEQYRQVVAVCERHGEQEPSLWEQALSYFARKEEDCKEYVAAVLKHIENKNLMPPLLVVQTLAHNSTATLSVIRDYLVQKLQKQSQQIAQDELRVRRYREETTRIRQEIQELKASPKIFQKTKCSICNSALELPSVHFLCGHSFHQHCFESYSESDADCPTCLPENRKVMDMIRAQEQKRDLHDQFQHQLKCSSDSFSVIADYFGRGVFNKLTLLTDPPAARLTASLEAGLQRDLLMHSRRGT